In Oncorhynchus tshawytscha isolate Ot180627B linkage group LG06, Otsh_v2.0, whole genome shotgun sequence, the following are encoded in one genomic region:
- the LOC112253226 gene encoding uncharacterized protein LOC112253226 has product MEFKRKKKMTYFTIGLIFLLSGMEYAVILPTIWRYLQTLGAAPYFLGLGLSAFSLSGLLSGPLFGHWSDKTHATKKIILFANLFEIVGNFMYFMGYSKWLLISSRLVAGVGTGAGSSIFGFMGRCTAHEDRSTVFASVMACRQIGLMIGPVLNLFLRLCDFKLGPFVVNKYTAPGLFMCFMWTLLQLVVVFMFWDLPPREELVGAGAEETGTEETGTVEEGAVGGAGAGAEGVGEGAVGEGAVGAWGREPVGRELWEEPGGGSCGRSLGEGAVGGAWGEGACGEGAVGGAWGEGAGEGKPLLGQRPDILGSYGSVVTPDPPRSTANPAKSNLPHVSPTPSPPLEGVGDSSSASFSMSREFLREEVVVLFTAHFVILFNQTALETVVTPLTQQYFNFGELENSIIYCVCSVEVITGFLFVHWLCRRTTERVVLAVGLILCHISCVWCLIFLANPQGNFPGS; this is encoded by the exons ATGGAGTTTAAACGGAAAAAAAAGATGACTTACTTCACAATTGGACTGATCTTTCTTCTAAGTGGTATGGAATATG ctgtGATCTTGCCCACGATATGGAGGTACCTGCAGACTCTGGGGGCAGCGCCTTACTTCCTAGGTCTGGGCCTATCGGCATTCAgtctgtctggtctcctctcgGGCCCTCTGTTTGGCCACTGGTCTGACAAGACACACGCCACCAAGAAGATAATCCTGTTTGCAAACCTCTTTGAAATTGTCG GTAACTTCATGTATTTCATGGGCTACTCCAAATGGCTTTTGATCTCTAGCAGACTAGTAGCAG GTGTTGGTACAGGTGCTGGTTCGTCCATCTTCGGCTTCATGGGTCGATGCACAGCCCATGAGGACCGCTCCACTGTGTTCGCATCGGTCATGGCGTGCCGACAGATTGGCCTAATGATTG GTCCCGTCTTGAATCTCTTCCTGAGGCTTTGTGACTTCAAGTTGGGGCCATTTGTGGTGAACAAGTACACTGCACCTGGG CTTTTTATGTGCTTCATGTGGACCCTCCTCCAGCTGGTCGTGGTCTTCATGTTCTGGGACCTCCCTCCCCGGGAGGAGCTTGTGGGGGCGGGAGCCGAGGAGACGGGAACTGAGGAGACGGGAACTGTGGAGGAGGGAGCAGTGGGGGGAGCTGGGGCCGGAGccgagggggtgggggagggagctGTGGGGGAGGGAGCTGTGGGAGCCTGGGGGAGGGAGCCTGTGGGGAGGGAGCTGTGGGAGGAGCCTGGGGGAGGGAGCTGTGGGAGGAGCCTGGGGGAGGGAGCTGTAGGAGGAGCCTGGGGGGAGGGAGCCTGTGGGGAGGGAGCCGTGGGAGGAGCCTGGGGGGAGGGAGCCGGGGAGGGGAAGCCCTTGCTCGGGCAACGCCCAGACATCCTGGGGTCCTACGGCTCGGTGGTGACCCCTGATCCTCCTAGGTCAACTGCTAACCCGGCCAAGTCCAACCTGCCTCACGTCTCTCCTACCCCCTCGCCCCCACTCGAAGGGGTGGGTGACTCTAGCTCTGCGAGTTTCAGTATGAGCCGAG AGTTCCTAAGGGAGGAGGTGGTTGTGCTGTTCACAGCTCACTTCGTCATACTGTTTAACCAGACAGCACTGGAG ACCGTCGTGACGCCGTTGACCCAGCAGTACTTTAACTTCGGGGAGTTGGAGAACAGCATAATTTACTGCGTCTGTAGTGTGGAGGTGATCACAGGCTTCCTGTTTGTCCACTGGCTGTGCCGGCGCACGACCGAGAGGGTGGTGCTGGCCGTGGGCCTTATCCTTTGCCACATCTCCTGCGTATGGTGCCTCATCTTCCTGGCCAACCCACAGG gtaATTTCCCTGGCAGTTAG
- the polr2h gene encoding DNA-directed RNA polymerases I, II, and III subunit RPABC3, translating to MAGILFEDIFDVKDIDPDGMKFDRVSRLHCESESFKMDLILDVNIQIYPVDLGDKFRLVIASTLYEDGTPDDGEYNPQDDRPSRADQFDYVMYGKVYKIEGDETSTEAATRLSAYVSYGGLLMRLQGDANNLHGFEVDSRVYLLMKKLAF from the exons ATGGCTGGGATATTGTTTGAGGACATCTTTGATGTGAAAGACATCGATCCAGATGGGATGAAATTTGACAGAG TTTCTCGTCTGCACTGTGAGAGTGAGTCCTTCAAGATGGACCTCATCTTGGATGTAAACATTCAGATCTATCCTGTTGACCTTG GTGACAAGTTCAGATTGGTAATAGCCAGCACGCTATATGAAGATGGAACTCCTGACGATGGGGAATATAATCCACAGGATGATCGGCCATccag AGCGGATCAGTTTGACTATGTGATGTATGGCAAGGTGTACAAGATTGAGGGTGACGAGACCTCTACGGAAGCAGCTACACGTCT CTCTGCCTATGTGTCTTACGGAGGCCTATTGATGAGGCTACAAGGTGATGCCAACAATCTGCACGGCTTTGAAGTGGACTCCCGAGTCTACCTGCTTATGAAGAAACTGGCCTTCTAG